aggcattttaattttgtttatcatgattttaatcaacttttttgagtgtcagtatTTAAACCCTTGCCAtcttagaatgaggatagataatgccaaataaaatagccgtttttttctacattactcttctttcaagtgaaatattgcatttcagaaaatagtgtcaagtttttgacctagattaatttttatcattaataccaaaattgaggttttttaccccaaatatacacccacttcatcctttgagtaaactactgctaccatactaaactttagagtttctgctttttgaaaatatatagtatgaggaggtttccttgtcatctttgatgagaaatattggtttgaaaaaaactgtgttggcaacatgcagctccaccttaaacaTGTTACCATGGTCACTACTTTTTTTGTGCTGTTCTGGAATCGCTTACAAAGACTGTTCACTGTCTTTTGTCCTTGCTGTTACAGGTAAGCTGTACCATGCAAGAAACCTGGATTTTGGTCTTTTCCTCGGGTGAGTTTCCAGGGCAACAGCTGTGAGGTTAATTGCACAGTCAATGAATCCTTCCCTATTTCTCTGTTGATCAGATGTCAGAGTTTCCCAAAGAGAAATAGCGCTGATTGCACATGACGTAATGTTTCTTTCgtcatatgcaaaaataaatatatgtctGCATTTCCGCAAGAATGATGAAAGTAAAACCTGCAAGTGTTAAAAtggatactaaaagtcacactaatttatGGCTCAAATTATAAGGTGCCaacaacagccacgcatgcaacaataaaatttgtcgGAATTTCAAGCAGTAGTGTCCAATGTTGTGCGCTTGCAGCtacatttagtaacaaacctgaaatcacgATTCACGCTATTGTGCTGCTAACACAGGCTGTCACATTGACGGCTCATAGATACCAAAATTGTGTAATCCTTCCCTTCACCAAGCCTTGCGAAAATCCTACTGATACAAAGTACCTGTACCGTATCAGTACCTGTTTAGTTACGAAACATATCAAGACAGAAAACTGGATACACGGGGTGTCATAAATTAGTGGTATCCTAGGGTGTATACTTCTATCTGTTTACCAAGGAAAGTACCCCTAGGACAAGAAGATTACTACAATGAGGAAAATCGGACCCCCTGTTTTACAAGTATAGAGATCACGACAGGACAGACATCAGGTTGCCAAAATTAGGGGGTTTTCGCTTCAATCACATaataattttgttatattttcactgtagaTGGGACATTGGAAATGACACCTGGTGGATGTCCGAAGCACTGCGCCCTCTTGTTGTCAACATTGACTATCAGCGTGGAGGGAAGACAGTGTATCAGGCTGTCCATTTTACAGGTTATGTTGGAATCCTTACTGGCATCAAACCGGTAAGTGAAAGATTCTAGCTATAGATAACTTGTTCTAATTTGCAGTGTACCTTATCCTCACTTCAACTTACGCAGTACTGGTAAACACAGTCTTTTGTAGATCTGAAGGCATGTTGAACACGTAGCATGTAATTTTGTATTACGCCTGGTGTGAAATGTCAATAACAAGTTTCATAGAATAGTGACAAATGTTTAAAACAATGCATTCAAAGGCTGTACATTCTGTCCTTAGTTTCTTAAAAATGATTTAAACATTGTCAAAGATTTCAGCTACCAACTGGTTCTTGCTGTTCAATATACCCACACTTTCCAATAAGTCAGTATTGATGttattttccaataatgttgaatttttgtttctttattgtGCATGACAGCATGTCTTCACAGTGACAATGAATGAGAGGTTCAATATTGATGGAGGCTACATTGGTTTTATTGAATGGGTTCTGGGCAAAAGAGATGCAAAGTGGGTTGGTTTCATTACAAGAGACGCTATGGAATCCTGTAACAGGTAGAGTCACTTCTGGTTTTGTTCCATTGACTGTAGGATGTGAATTGATCATGTGATGGATGTGTATCAAACAGACTTGTCTTTCCTGCGCGCCCTCATGTTACACCAGCTTGCTTTAATCCAGATACGTTGTACATCTTATACATGGCATGTGCTGTactttaatatgcataaatattaTTCATTTTTAGCCAAAACTAACTTGTGTCAGGCAACATAGCACATTCTCTCACTTAATTTTTACACTTGCATAACACTAAAAAGCTACTATTGCAAGTCACAGTGACTATAAAGTCAACTCAAAATGTCATacttattttaaaataaattttgtgtaaaatgttggtGATGTTGCTTCTTAttatgttttcatatgaaattaTTGCTAAAGTGGCAAGGAAATGCTTTTTTGGCCTTAATTCATTGAATGTATACAATAAGGTACAAAGATAATCCTGGCAAACTTGCATCTTATTTGccttatatatcaaaaataggCAGGGGGAGACAGAATGACATTGAGAAAATTTGCAGAATTTGAGTTTTATAATTGTGGAaatatacataattttataaaaatttgtTTAACATGAgatcaatttttagctcatatttggttttatatataaataccaaaaagagcttacatgatgagtctaaatgtctgtatatttgtgggtatgtgcggatgtatgtctgtcacacacaaaggctcccataccgccaaagctactgtctcagtatttggtgtacaggtagatgtaggggttgagatgtgaatttgttcaaatgaacacatcagtgtcaaaatgtgcaaatgaggtaagaaaaagcgaaattctgaaacaggcttgaaacaggcttactccactgacttgagtcatttcctgtcattgtcattgaactgttacatattaacagacctgctcaaaccatagacattagaggggaggaagaccgtcagtagaggagaggaagaccgtctatggtcaaactaaggcagTAAGTGGGCTAGCTGcatttctgctatgcatgttgctaaagttgacctccagtacctaaagtttcagaccttaattacttttgtcattcttgtttttctggtttaaatatttcttgttgtttttctggttgtactgtgcagaaatcattgtcataacatcaacgtagaattttcctgcactgaacagatagaaacaacatttattgttgatctttggtacccatactggtatgtaccaattctgatcaaatttgagcgacaccgtataaaaTTGCTTTTTTTTTAGTATATCTAGTAGcccaattttgtttgtttttctaggAAACAATCCATGAGATAATGTATGTTATGGTTTTCGTGTAAATTTTTCCCCCTTTTTAATCAACCCCCAAAATCTGTTTTTAATGATCTCACTAATGATTCATGTGGACCATTTCATAGGCAGTGTGAGATAATATATTAGATTTGATATGGTTTTTTAGTGTTGTATAAGAGGGCATTGTTGTGCAAAACGAGGCTCACAGCACTATATCTACACAGTTAAAAACAGCACAAAAGTCTCTTGTTTACATGCAGGGCTTTCAAACAAATTCTACTCATTTTTACATGGCTTGCACTGGACCATCAAATTATAGTCTATCAAGATagcacaaaaattgaaaatcatcCATTTAGATCATAATGTTATTAATctgtacatgtaccatacaATGAATCCTCATAGAAATCTTTGCTTCTGCTGAAAATTGACAACTTCAGAACATTCCCTGTCATTCAGAAGgtgttttggtgtttttttatcATGTGTACATAGTTACTCTGAAGCCATGGACCTGTTGGCCAATCACAAGGTATTGGCACCTGCCTACTTCATTCTGGGTGGAAATCAGTCAGGCGAGGGCGCTGTCATCACCAGGGACAGAAACAAGGCTGTCGATGTTTGGCAGTAAGTGGGCTGTGTGCTTTGTTTTTGCTATTTACTCTTACCCTTTCTATGAAGTGACAACTGATGCATGTTGGTATAGAAAGCTAACGTGATACTTAGCTGTTGTGCAGTGTTATATGGCAGTTCAAAAGAGACAAGCCTACAACTGCATATAGGTGATCTGATCAAATCGTGTATATCTATCCATACTGAAATGTTGATCGCTGGTTATTTCAAAACCACAATACATGAAAATTACTCAAGTGAAATTTAATGTATAGATTTGATGTAGATAATAAATCTGCTGAGTGTTTGGTGATCAAAGTACATATACAGTATGAAAGAGAGTGGTGTGATATCGCAGGGTTGAAGGCAAGTCGGCCAAGGCTGGGATATATCAACAACATCTGTCAGAGTTGAGTGAAAGTGATTTTACATGTGTCTCATTCCTTGACAGTATGAATGACACTGGACATCCATGGTTTATTCTGGAAACCAACTATGATCACTGGAAAGCCCCCCTCTTCCTTGATGACAGGCGAACTCCTGCAACAAAGTGTATGAACAAACTTACCCAGCAGGTAATGCTGTAAACAAGATGGCATgtatttttacgctcccatatatgcatatgtatatatgcaaatgggaggtattcgtataaggtggcaaaatggcgtctgtgtgtatgtatgtatgtatgtatgtctgttagtccgtccacatcaaaaactcctaaaccgtagcacctactgtcttagtatttggtgtacaggtgcacctagggatggaggtgtgaatttgttcaaatgaacatgtcagtgccaaaaatatgcaaatgagggggaaaaaaaggaaaaatcctgccaaaggctaaaactcagtaagcattggtcagatttggttgaaacttggtatgcagatttctttaggtattctaaattatgtgtgcaaaaattgggatgaaatttgcatgtttgtatttttagggtattttttccgtttttagtcaaaaaatctttttctctgaaatcgctcgtctgattgctatgaaacttaatattcatgttcctcagaatgacctcagtcatgcttgtacaaattgtattgatattgtcatatttgtaattttggggcaattttcccaatttttgataaaaaattttttaatccaaaaactgctgatttgatagctttgatacatgtatttggtatacaggtatctaagattaatctcaatataatgtattgaaggtatgttgaaactggcaatttttttttattttgggggcaatttttgcctttttggtcaaaaaatttttcttctaaaaacttctgatctggtagctttgatatctagtgtacaggttcctagagtttatgttaattagatatatttaaaattaggatgaaatctgcaattttgtattttgggaggcaatttttctcatttttggtcaaaaaatttgtttctcaaaatttaccagtctgattgctttgatatttagtaaaccggtccgtagggtttttgttaataagatatattgaaattaggttgaaatccggaattttgaatttttggggcaactttgcgaaactttcagttttaatgggatatctttcattttgtatttttacaatttttttggtaattttatacctactggaactaagagtatataatgtggtgatttagtaagcatttgatatggtaaactgtatttggtgttgaaatgcggtaaaaaaatcctggcagattttgaaaaaattccaaacaaatgccaataaaaaattcagccagagaaggtttgacaaaaagaaaaggtgggagagtggggaaaaagaatgtataatggatcggataaaaaaggtaatgtacctcatcgatcttccagacaccatcccttatcaaatggtccaccccgatgtatttttgtgcacaattaaccatgcagtgtattttagtttaagatgtcaagttaggtaaggatttgaaaggaatagtcaagttcaccacagtttaactttatctcttgtgtcatcatccttgtgtaattggttaagtttgtaagttgttccagatgtggatgtaccagctgttctggaagaaaacaatgtttgctttttcctgtagggtttctgagttgatgattgtatgttgaaatttctccatgtctctggtgtatgggcaaagtggaaacattggttgcatgttatgtatttcagtctatgtcaaatattataaatgaaaaatcaagaacagtttactgtgtgcttgtaaaagataacatatttgtcaatacttaaactgccttgcagattgattgtctaaaatattatcacagaagtagaaaaggaaaagaaactaatcaaattgctgtaacatattcactctcagtgcctgtataggccta
This DNA window, taken from Ptychodera flava strain L36383 chromosome 4, AS_Pfla_20210202, whole genome shotgun sequence, encodes the following:
- the LOC139131798 gene encoding acid ceramidase-like, with product MKYLWLSLVIAVIQVTYSQGPPFTEDCRNDMYPPKPETKVPTYVVNLDADPKDRWKEVVTDKTEEFKYMLTVVKNLTGSFFQGSLIDFIDKNFPSIVSGLPAPYGDEIIGIAAATGIPLGEVVLYNVFYELFTLCTSIIGEDPNGKLYHARNLDFGLFLGWDIGNDTWWMSEALRPLVVNIDYQRGGKTVYQAVHFTGYVGILTGIKPHVFTVTMNERFNIDGGYIGFIEWVLGKRDAKWVGFITRDAMESCNSYSEAMDLLANHKVLAPAYFILGGNQSGEGAVITRDRNKAVDVWHMNDTGHPWFILETNYDHWKAPLFLDDRRTPATKCMNKLTQQNVGIAGIFNVLNTKPMLNKLTTYTAVMQVNSGHLETYLRYCPTPCWPF